Proteins co-encoded in one Rattus rattus isolate New Zealand chromosome 5, Rrattus_CSIRO_v1, whole genome shotgun sequence genomic window:
- the Nrsn2 gene encoding neurensin-2 gives MSCSRPCVCSHGTNVEESTWYGVDFYPNLFYNDWLGTSLPYNPEKLPIRYINRPWPSLCWKVTVSVASLFLLLGVAALTTGYAVPPKLELVNESKFSSMDDPVADYNQALITCRVVGATLCGVAGVMLAVCLFLIASGWMIQDLKAEPLVTEADSPVEVFRDEPEKLPPVFHEASSQSPFLTPPSPFGQQSVQTSQPQRDF, from the exons ATGAGCTGCAGTCGCCCCTGTGTCTGTAGCCATGGCACCAATGTGGAGGAAAGTACATGGTATGGGGTGGACTTCTATCCTAATCTCTTCTACAATGACTGGCTGGGTACCAGTCTCCCCTATAACCCAGAGAAACTCCCCATCCGGTACATCAACCGACCCTGGCCCTCGTTGTGTTGGAAG GTCACCGTGTCCGtggcctctctgtttctcctgctGGGTGTGGCAGCCCTGACCACTGGCTACGCAGTGCCCCCCAAACTAGAGCTTGTTAACGAAAGTAAGTTCTCATCGATGGATGATCCAGTAGCTGACTACAACCAAGCCCTGATCACCTGCCGTGTGGTAGGAGCGACGCTGTGCGGGGTAGCCGGGGTCATGTTGGCTGTCTGCCTCTTCTTGATCGCCTCTGGTTGGATGATCCAGGACCTCAAGGCAGAGCCCCTGGTCACTGAAGCTGACAGCCCCGTGGAGGTGTTCAGGGATGAGCCAGAAAAGCTGCCCCCTGTGTTCCATGAGGCCAGTAGTCAGTCGCCGTTCTTGACTCCGCCCAGCCCTTTTGGGCAGCAGTCCGTGCAGACCAGCCAGCCCCAGCGGGACTTCTAA
- the Sox12 gene encoding LOW QUALITY PROTEIN: transcription factor SOX-12 (The sequence of the model RefSeq protein was modified relative to this genomic sequence to represent the inferred CDS: inserted 2 bases in 1 codon): MRTAPRRRQRPGPGTMVQQRGARAKRDGGPPPRGPGXGRRGAREPGWCKTPSGHIKRPMNAFMVWSQHERRKIMDQWPDMHNAEISKRLGRRWQLLQDSEKIPFVREAERLRLKHMADYPDYKYRPRKKSKGAPAKARPRPPGGGGGGSRLKPGPQLPGRGGRRATGGPLGGGAAAPEDDDEDEEEELLEVRLLETPGRELWRMVPAGRAARGPAERAQGPSSEGAAASAASPTLSEDEEPEEEEEEAATAEEGEEETVASGEEPLGFLSRMPPGPAGLDCSALDRDPDLLPPSGTSHFEFPDYCTPEVTEMIAGDWRPSSIADLVFTY, translated from the exons ATGCGGACGGCCCCCCGGCGGCGTCAGCGGCCCGGGCCCGGCACGATGGTGCAGCAGCGGGGCGCGCGGGCCAAGCGGGACGGCGGGCCGCCGCCCCGGGGCCCAGG CGGCCGCCGAGGGGCGCGCGAGCCAGGCTGGTGCAAGACCCCGAGCGGCCACATCAAGCGGCCGATGAACGCGTTCATGGTGTGGTCGCAGCACGAGCGGCGAAAGATCATGGACCAGTGGCCCGACATGCACAACGCTGAGATCTCCAAGCGCCTGGGCCGCCGCTGGCAGCTGCTGCAGGACTCGGAGAAGATTCCGTTCGTGCGGGAGGCGGAGCGGCTGCGCCTCAAGCACATGGCGGACTACCCGGACTACAAGTACCGGCCTCGCAAGAAGAGCAAGGGGGCGCCCGCCAAGGCGCGGCCCCGCCCCCCCGGAGGCGGCGGTGGTGGCAGTCGGCTGAAACCCGGGCCACAGCTGCCGGGCCGCGGGGGCCGCCGAGCGACGGGAGGACCTCTGGGGGGCGGCGCGGCGGCGCCGGAGGACGACGACGAAGACGAAGAGGAGGAGCTGCTGGAAGTACGCCTGCTGGAGACCCCCGGGCGCGAGCTGTGGAGGATGGTCCCGGCGGGGCGCGCCGCCCGCGGACCCGCGGAGCGCGCGCAGGGGCCATCCAGCGAGGGGGCGGCCGCTAGCGCCGCCTCTCCGACCCTGTCGGAGGACGAGGAgccggaggaagaggaggaggaggcggctaCAGCAGAGGAGGGCGAAGAGGAGACGGTGGCATCGGGGGAGGAGCCGCTGGGCTTTCTGTCCAGGATGCCCCCGGGCCCCGCCGGCCTGGACTGCAGTGCCCTGGACCGCGACCCAGACCTGCTGCCCCCTTCGGGCACGTCACATTTCGAATTCCCGGACTACTGCACCCCTGAGGTTACCGAGATGATCGCAGGGGACTGGCGCCCGTCTAGTATCGCCGACCTGGTTTTCACCTACTGA